The proteins below are encoded in one region of Paraburkholderia aromaticivorans:
- a CDS encoding creatininase, protein MNSVRMSDISWVEYERRVKAGAVVFLPCGATEQHGPHLPLGTDALLASAISEDVARETGGIVAPAISYGYKSQPRSGGGQHFCGTTSVDGATLSGMIRDAVREFHRHGVRRLVIVVGHFENQWFVTEGIELAMRDIGEGSGMEVMRVEHWEFCRNETLDAIFPDGFPGIALEHAAVIETSMMLHYHPQLVSLDSIPAHGPAEFPTYDMYPPRTAWVPSSGVLSSAKDSSSEKGRLLVTDVVDGIAAAVRREFGLAGHASERKMLPRLA, encoded by the coding sequence ATGAATAGCGTGCGCATGAGCGACATCAGCTGGGTCGAGTACGAACGGCGGGTCAAGGCCGGAGCGGTCGTGTTTCTGCCGTGCGGCGCGACGGAGCAGCATGGGCCCCATCTTCCGCTTGGAACGGATGCGTTGCTGGCAAGCGCGATTAGCGAGGACGTGGCCCGTGAGACGGGCGGCATCGTGGCGCCGGCAATTTCATACGGCTATAAGTCACAGCCCAGGAGCGGCGGCGGTCAGCATTTCTGCGGCACCACGAGCGTCGACGGCGCGACGTTGAGCGGAATGATCCGCGATGCGGTGCGAGAATTTCATCGACACGGCGTCAGGCGTCTTGTGATCGTCGTCGGGCATTTCGAAAACCAGTGGTTCGTCACCGAGGGTATCGAGCTTGCGATGCGGGACATTGGCGAAGGCAGTGGAATGGAAGTCATGCGTGTCGAGCACTGGGAGTTCTGCCGCAACGAAACGCTCGATGCGATTTTTCCAGACGGGTTTCCTGGCATTGCGCTGGAACATGCCGCCGTGATCGAAACGTCGATGATGCTCCACTATCATCCGCAACTGGTCTCACTCGACAGCATCCCGGCGCACGGGCCCGCTGAATTCCCCACCTACGATATGTACCCGCCCCGCACCGCCTGGGTGCCGTCGAGCGGCGTGCTGTCGTCAGCGAAGGATTCGAGTAGCGAGAAGGGGCGTTTGCTGGTGACGGACGTAGTCGACGGGATCGCGGCGGCCGTGCGTCGTGAATTCGGACTGGCCGGTCATGCGTCGGAGCGGAAGATGCTTCCAAGGCTCGCGTGA
- a CDS encoding DUF1989 domain-containing protein has product MNTTTIDPDSTRIRIPARGGVAVKLIKGMTIKVINTHGRQVVDTWAFNQDDVGEAMSMEHSRVSMLKLAPRVGDALLTNRRRAILTLVEDTTPGVHDTLIAACDKYRYEQLGVIGHHDSCTDNLDAALASLGLKAQDTPCPLNLFMNVPVHGNGQLEFAPPVSQPGQYVALRAEMDLIIVMSACPQDVTAVNGMKPTDAHYSIS; this is encoded by the coding sequence ATGAACACGACAACTATCGATCCTGACAGCACGCGCATCCGTATCCCAGCGCGTGGCGGCGTGGCGGTCAAACTCATCAAAGGCATGACGATCAAGGTGATCAATACGCACGGTCGCCAGGTGGTCGACACCTGGGCGTTCAATCAGGATGACGTCGGCGAAGCGATGTCGATGGAGCATAGTCGCGTGTCGATGCTCAAGCTCGCGCCACGGGTCGGCGACGCACTGCTCACCAACCGTCGGCGGGCCATCCTGACGCTAGTCGAAGACACGACGCCGGGCGTGCACGACACGCTGATCGCGGCCTGCGACAAGTATCGCTACGAGCAACTGGGTGTCATCGGCCATCATGACAGTTGCACCGACAACCTCGACGCTGCATTAGCAAGTCTCGGTCTGAAGGCGCAAGACACGCCCTGTCCGCTGAACCTGTTCATGAACGTGCCCGTACACGGGAATGGTCAGCTCGAATTCGCGCCGCCAGTCAGTCAGCCTGGCCAGTACGTCGCGCTGCGCGCGGAAATGGATCTGATCATCGTGATGTCGGCCTGCCCGCAGGACGTCACGGCCGTCAACGGCATGAAGCCGACGGACGCACATTATTCGATCAGTTGA
- a CDS encoding SDR family oxidoreductase produces MLKNILITGASSGFGRDTAETLAHAGHQVFASMRDVADRNRPHAENLRAKGIHVVEIDVTDDSSVEHGVTSVLDKAGRLDVLVNNAGIGSAGISEAFTTEQVRALFDVNVFGIQRTLRAVLPAFREQGGGLVINIGSILGRVTFPFFGLYGASKFAIEALTESYRYELSKLGIDVVLVQPSNYPTNIFASAQRPGDAARGVGYGEIGAIPDKMVQTLMELFEGDNAPNPHDVAEAIAQIVEQPNGTRPARLVVGQSFGADAINAQAASIQAQLMESLGLGQFAEPRTGFAAA; encoded by the coding sequence ATGCTCAAAAACATCCTCATTACCGGGGCTAGCAGTGGCTTCGGCCGCGATACCGCGGAGACGCTCGCACACGCCGGGCACCAGGTATTCGCGTCCATGCGCGACGTCGCCGATCGTAACCGGCCCCATGCCGAGAACCTGCGAGCCAAGGGAATCCATGTCGTCGAGATTGACGTGACAGACGACAGCTCCGTCGAGCACGGCGTGACTTCAGTGCTCGACAAGGCGGGACGCCTCGACGTTCTCGTCAACAACGCGGGCATTGGCTCGGCGGGCATCTCCGAAGCGTTCACGACAGAACAGGTACGCGCGCTCTTCGATGTGAACGTATTCGGTATCCAACGGACACTGCGCGCTGTATTGCCGGCTTTCAGGGAACAGGGCGGCGGCCTGGTTATCAATATCGGCTCGATCCTCGGCCGGGTGACTTTCCCTTTCTTCGGTCTATATGGCGCGTCGAAGTTCGCAATCGAAGCGTTAACCGAGAGCTACCGCTATGAGTTGTCGAAGTTGGGCATCGATGTGGTTCTCGTTCAACCCAGCAACTATCCAACGAATATTTTCGCCAGTGCCCAGCGACCCGGCGACGCCGCGCGGGGCGTCGGCTACGGCGAAATCGGTGCGATACCGGACAAGATGGTACAAACGTTGATGGAGCTGTTCGAAGGCGACAACGCTCCGAACCCGCACGACGTAGCCGAAGCAATTGCCCAGATAGTTGAGCAACCAAACGGCACGCGTCCCGCACGTCTGGTAGTGGGGCAATCATTCGGCGCCGACGCTATCAACGCTCAAGCAGCGTCGATTCAAGCCCAGTTGATGGAGAGTCTCGGTCTCGGACAGTTCGCGGAACCACGAACGGGTTTCGCAGCAGCCTGA
- a CDS encoding right-handed parallel beta-helix repeat-containing protein, which produces MIKNTPAARLPISNTELAVRRKFLTSLLAGGGAFVLAACGGGGDSASPDEVANRGRHGGGGASNPSGASSSSGASSPAAASSPATASSPAAASSPTSTQGVLLDTSFGVKGDGTTNDRVALQRAIDGSVGQILLITGQSRIDAAGLDLRTNSHVRFASGASIKLLPYNTDTYEILRLADVNNVTLESPYLDGSKELNSTKSGEWGMGISINGATNCTITSPTTINCWGDGIYINNSDKNGAYSTNITVNSHHATGCRRQGVSIISGSGITFNSPLWENIGGTAPGAGLDIEPNDNTAVFQNIRIVSPTTNNCAGGGINVYFGFFPGPVSKTVSIAITGHTDTGSPGGSFNVQGLHLNGYVVNGSITSANPVWKTGLSLEDWDKGGPTVTVTNARIS; this is translated from the coding sequence ATGATTAAGAATACACCAGCTGCAAGACTCCCAATTTCAAATACTGAACTCGCGGTCCGTCGTAAATTTCTGACATCGCTATTGGCCGGCGGCGGCGCGTTTGTGCTCGCCGCGTGCGGCGGTGGCGGCGATTCCGCGAGTCCCGACGAAGTAGCGAACCGAGGCCGACATGGCGGCGGCGGCGCCTCGAACCCGAGCGGCGCCAGTTCCTCGAGCGGTGCGAGCTCACCGGCAGCGGCAAGTTCACCGGCAACGGCAAGCTCCCCAGCTGCGGCGAGCTCCCCGACCAGCACCCAAGGCGTTCTTCTCGACACGTCATTCGGCGTAAAGGGCGATGGAACCACCAATGATCGCGTCGCGCTCCAGCGCGCGATCGACGGCTCAGTCGGACAGATTTTGCTGATTACCGGCCAGAGCCGTATCGATGCAGCCGGTCTCGATCTGCGCACCAATAGCCACGTGCGATTCGCAAGCGGCGCTTCGATCAAACTGCTGCCGTATAACACCGACACGTACGAAATCCTGCGTTTGGCGGACGTGAATAACGTCACGCTCGAAAGCCCGTATCTCGACGGCAGCAAGGAATTGAATTCGACGAAGTCGGGTGAATGGGGCATGGGGATTTCGATTAATGGCGCAACGAATTGCACCATTACGTCTCCGACCACGATTAATTGCTGGGGCGACGGCATTTATATCAATAATAGCGATAAAAATGGCGCTTACAGCACGAACATTACGGTGAATTCTCACCACGCGACCGGATGCCGTCGCCAAGGCGTATCGATTATCAGCGGCAGCGGGATCACGTTTAATAGTCCGCTTTGGGAAAATATCGGCGGAACGGCTCCCGGTGCTGGTCTCGATATCGAACCGAATGACAATACCGCCGTGTTTCAAAACATCCGCATCGTCAGCCCGACGACGAATAACTGCGCCGGCGGCGGGATTAACGTTTATTTTGGATTCTTCCCGGGTCCGGTCAGCAAGACGGTCAGCATCGCGATTACCGGTCATACGGATACGGGCAGTCCCGGCGGCTCATTCAACGTCCAGGGCCTTCATTTGAATGGCTACGTCGTGAATGGATCGATTACCAGTGCCAATCCGGTCTGGAAGACCGGGCTGAGCCTGGAAGACTGGGACAAGGGCGGCCCGACGGTGACGGTCACCAACGCGCGCATCAGCTGA
- a CDS encoding purine-cytosine permease family protein has protein sequence MSNDQIAQGNADTGTAFDMHGIEPVPGNSRTSGQLDQFWIWAGANVAPINWVLGAIGIQLGLSLVETLTVIVIGNVLGCALFGAMCVIGHRSGVPQMVLSRLAFGRRGAWLPTFMQVLMPMGWVAINTWIVLDLAVAALDRMGIGGGIELKYVIAIAVMLIQVGIATWGFHAIRYFERYTMPFVLAIMVVMTVVAFTHVDIHWHVSTAHGIGKYSAMSKLMTAIGIGWGISWLVYASDYTRFTKLTLSSRQVFRATSLGMFVPTVWLAFLGASIASAGSGADPAQLIIAVFGAMALPVLLVLVHGPIATNIVVIYSAALATLSLDLRVPRWVVSVVSGVVGLVILYLFLHSGAFASTFEDLMVFFVVWIAPWAGIVLVDFFLVRRGRINVAALYCHHSVSECGDVKWSGIAALALGVIAAWLFQVGSVESLQGPIAMALGGIDLSWLAGLGVGGGSYYLFHLARRDARSESASLADNRSST, from the coding sequence GTGTCGAACGATCAGATAGCACAAGGGAATGCGGACACCGGCACTGCATTCGATATGCACGGTATCGAGCCCGTGCCAGGTAACAGCCGGACATCCGGCCAGTTGGACCAGTTCTGGATCTGGGCGGGTGCAAACGTCGCGCCGATCAATTGGGTGCTGGGGGCAATTGGCATCCAGCTTGGTCTGAGCCTTGTCGAGACGCTAACGGTTATCGTGATCGGCAATGTGCTGGGGTGTGCGTTGTTCGGCGCCATGTGCGTGATCGGACATCGCTCGGGTGTTCCGCAGATGGTGCTGTCGCGGCTCGCTTTCGGCCGGCGCGGCGCGTGGCTGCCCACGTTCATGCAGGTGCTGATGCCGATGGGATGGGTGGCGATCAATACGTGGATCGTCCTGGACCTTGCCGTTGCCGCGCTCGATCGCATGGGGATCGGCGGCGGCATCGAATTGAAATACGTCATCGCAATCGCGGTCATGCTGATCCAGGTCGGCATCGCGACATGGGGCTTTCACGCGATCCGGTATTTCGAGCGCTATACGATGCCGTTCGTGCTGGCCATCATGGTCGTGATGACCGTGGTTGCCTTCACGCACGTCGATATCCACTGGCACGTTTCGACCGCTCACGGTATCGGCAAGTACTCCGCGATGAGCAAGCTGATGACCGCGATCGGCATCGGCTGGGGTATTTCATGGCTCGTCTATGCATCGGATTACACGCGCTTCACGAAGCTGACGTTAAGCAGTCGGCAGGTGTTTCGCGCGACTTCGCTCGGCATGTTCGTGCCGACCGTCTGGCTCGCGTTTCTGGGGGCGTCGATCGCGTCGGCGGGAAGCGGAGCCGATCCAGCCCAGCTCATCATCGCCGTGTTCGGTGCCATGGCGCTGCCCGTTCTGCTCGTGCTCGTCCACGGTCCGATCGCGACGAATATCGTCGTCATCTACTCGGCGGCACTGGCTACGCTGTCGCTCGATCTGCGTGTTCCGCGCTGGGTCGTCTCCGTTGTATCCGGCGTTGTCGGTCTTGTGATCCTTTATCTGTTCCTGCACTCGGGCGCGTTTGCGAGCACCTTCGAAGATCTGATGGTCTTCTTTGTCGTGTGGATCGCGCCGTGGGCCGGCATCGTGCTGGTCGATTTCTTTCTGGTCCGGCGCGGCCGGATCAATGTCGCCGCGCTTTACTGTCATCACTCGGTGAGTGAATGTGGAGACGTGAAGTGGTCCGGCATCGCGGCGCTGGCGTTGGGTGTCATCGCGGCGTGGCTCTTTCAGGTCGGCAGTGTCGAGTCGCTGCAAGGACCCATCGCGATGGCGCTAGGCGGTATCGATCTCTCATGGCTCGCCGGGCTCGGAGTGGGTGGCGGCAGCTACTACCTCTTTCATCTCGCGCGACGGGACGCCCGCTCGGAGTCGGCATCGCTCGCCGATAACAGGAGTTCGACATGA
- a CDS encoding LysR family transcriptional regulator, with product MRKLPPLNSIRAFEAAARHQSFTAAAAELSVTITAVSHQIRQLEARIGHKLFERTGRAVTLTPVGKTIYPLVRDGFDQIAEAFEVVSGHVDEDSIQISATRAFAQRWLMPRLSRFNAIHPDITVHIHGSEKTVDLGAEDIDLAIRYGPVEMDQQDSVILEDRYIAVAERGICPEDRVPTIEDFRQRPLLAYKWENPALNAPDWSAWLALVEHDQTVDFRVSWYSEEMLALYAAECGLGPLMCSNVLIDEELRTGRLRRIEGPCLPGFSYRLVEMSSPRRKKSLGRFTKWLREEARSFRDKSAVTDRALKGTSL from the coding sequence ATGCGTAAGTTACCACCGCTCAATTCAATCCGCGCATTCGAGGCCGCAGCCCGACATCAGAGCTTTACCGCCGCCGCGGCCGAACTGTCAGTGACCATCACGGCGGTGAGTCACCAGATTCGACAACTCGAAGCACGCATCGGCCACAAACTCTTCGAAAGAACGGGCCGCGCGGTCACGCTTACGCCAGTGGGCAAGACGATCTACCCGCTCGTGAGAGACGGCTTCGACCAGATCGCTGAGGCGTTCGAGGTCGTCAGCGGTCACGTCGACGAAGACTCCATTCAGATCTCGGCTACCCGTGCATTTGCGCAGCGCTGGCTGATGCCGAGGCTGTCGCGGTTCAATGCGATCCACCCGGACATCACGGTGCATATTCACGGCTCGGAAAAAACCGTCGATCTGGGCGCCGAGGATATCGATCTCGCTATCCGGTATGGCCCGGTCGAAATGGATCAACAGGATTCCGTGATTCTGGAGGACCGCTATATCGCGGTTGCCGAGCGCGGCATTTGTCCAGAGGATCGTGTCCCAACGATCGAAGACTTCCGCCAACGCCCGTTGCTCGCCTACAAGTGGGAAAACCCCGCGCTCAATGCGCCGGACTGGTCCGCGTGGCTCGCGCTTGTCGAACACGATCAAACGGTCGACTTCCGCGTTTCCTGGTACAGCGAGGAAATGCTCGCGCTCTACGCCGCGGAGTGTGGCCTCGGGCCGTTGATGTGCAGCAACGTGCTGATAGACGAAGAACTCCGCACTGGACGCCTGCGCCGGATCGAAGGCCCTTGTCTGCCGGGTTTCTCGTATCGTCTCGTGGAGATGTCTTCGCCACGTCGTAAAAAAAGTCTCGGCCGCTTCACGAAGTGGCTCCGTGAAGAGGCCCGGTCGTTTCGCGACAAGTCCGCGGTGACGGACAGGGCGCTTAAAGGAACTTCACTTTGA
- a CDS encoding FMN-dependent NADH-azoreductase: MTTLLHINASARNGRSLSRKLSGGFIDAWREFEPAAEIITRDVGANPPPIITEDWIAAVFTAEENATPEQRDALRLSDELIDEIDRADLIVIGTPMYNYGMPAALKSWFDKVIRIGKTFTFDLARGDFPLEPVMSGKKLVILSSHGEFGFGPGGVREKMNHLETHILTCAHYLGVEESHAISISYQEFGGARHEASVADAFAAVPVLVRQLAAARQTTLQTEHS; the protein is encoded by the coding sequence ATGACTACTCTTCTTCATATCAATGCCAGCGCGCGCAATGGCCGGTCGCTCAGCCGCAAGCTCTCGGGCGGCTTCATCGACGCCTGGCGCGAGTTCGAGCCGGCTGCGGAAATCATCACCCGCGACGTCGGGGCCAATCCGCCGCCCATCATCACGGAAGACTGGATTGCCGCCGTCTTCACCGCTGAAGAAAACGCCACGCCGGAGCAACGCGATGCATTGCGTCTATCCGATGAACTGATCGATGAAATCGACCGCGCGGATCTGATCGTGATCGGCACGCCGATGTATAACTATGGAATGCCCGCAGCCCTCAAGTCGTGGTTTGATAAGGTCATCCGTATCGGCAAGACGTTCACTTTCGATCTAGCACGCGGAGACTTTCCGCTGGAGCCTGTCATGAGCGGCAAGAAGCTCGTCATTCTGAGTTCGCACGGCGAGTTCGGATTCGGGCCCGGCGGCGTCCGCGAGAAGATGAATCACCTGGAGACCCACATCCTGACCTGCGCGCACTATCTGGGCGTGGAAGAAAGCCACGCGATCAGCATCAGCTATCAGGAATTCGGCGGCGCGCGGCATGAAGCATCAGTGGCCGACGCGTTCGCCGCAGTGCCGGTGCTGGTCCGCCAACTGGCGGCCGCTCGCCAGACCACGTTGCAAACCGAACATTCATGA
- a CDS encoding GlxA family transcriptional regulator: protein MRLVIFALDGLFDTGLTVLLDTFATANELAAAQGFAAPPFDVRVVGVRKRIRTAHGLSTAVELASTVRRPDWVVVPAPNVRQPERLIEALERPDVRDTMAYLRTWHADGVGVAAACIGTFLLAEAGLLDNREATTTWSLAPFFRQRYPAVNLDDSRMVVASHRVVTAGSAMGHLDLALWLLRQASPELATLVARFMLIDKRSSQAEYIIPDHLAHADPLVARFERWARDNLSSGFSLQAAAAALSVGPRTLQRRTEAVLGKSPLAFFQDLRIERAQNLVSIGYDLERIASEVGYADSATLRTLLRRRLGRGVRELRAEMR, encoded by the coding sequence ATGAGACTGGTCATCTTCGCGCTGGACGGCCTGTTCGACACCGGGCTCACGGTCCTGCTGGATACCTTTGCGACGGCCAACGAACTGGCCGCTGCTCAAGGGTTCGCCGCACCGCCCTTCGACGTCAGGGTCGTCGGCGTGCGCAAACGCATCCGGACCGCGCATGGTTTGTCGACGGCGGTCGAACTGGCCAGCACCGTTCGCCGCCCGGATTGGGTGGTGGTGCCTGCGCCGAATGTCAGGCAACCGGAGCGCCTGATCGAGGCGCTGGAGCGTCCAGACGTGCGCGACACGATGGCGTACCTTCGCACCTGGCATGCTGACGGCGTTGGCGTCGCGGCTGCCTGTATCGGGACTTTCCTGTTGGCCGAAGCCGGGCTGCTGGATAATCGCGAGGCGACAACCACCTGGTCACTCGCACCTTTCTTCCGCCAACGCTATCCGGCTGTCAATCTGGACGATTCACGCATGGTCGTCGCCTCGCATCGCGTAGTGACGGCGGGTTCCGCGATGGGCCATCTCGACCTTGCGCTATGGTTGCTGCGTCAGGCAAGCCCCGAACTTGCGACGCTGGTTGCCCGCTTCATGCTCATTGACAAGCGTTCATCCCAGGCCGAATACATCATTCCCGATCACCTCGCCCACGCCGATCCCTTGGTCGCGAGATTCGAGCGATGGGCTCGCGACAACCTTTCCTCGGGGTTTTCGCTTCAGGCGGCAGCGGCTGCGTTGTCCGTCGGCCCTCGCACGTTGCAGCGCCGTACCGAGGCAGTGCTCGGTAAGTCGCCCCTGGCCTTCTTCCAGGACTTGCGAATCGAACGCGCGCAGAACCTCGTCTCGATTGGCTACGACCTCGAGAGAATTGCGAGCGAGGTTGGGTATGCCGACTCGGCGACATTGCGGACTTTGCTGCGTCGGAGGCTCGGCCGCGGGGTGCGGGAACTTCGCGCCGAAATGCGCTAG
- a CDS encoding GNAT family N-acetyltransferase, which produces MSGSIEADLDRPIWAALTTKQAHLGYGDGLARRYHPDVAPFAALASETPAAYQALLQLLLPHEQAVVLRSDEPIGPIDGLQMTHAGVIHQMIARHHEAGSVDDHEVIRLGDADAKDMLALAQKTKPGPFGKRTGEMGNYIGIREQGRLIGMAGERMRVDGYVEISAVCVDEDYRGHGLAGRLIKVLRREIEQRGDTPFLHVFSDNASAIGLYERLGFALRRTFQLTRIGHADSH; this is translated from the coding sequence ATGAGCGGTTCGATAGAAGCTGACCTCGACCGTCCGATCTGGGCGGCCCTCACCACGAAGCAGGCGCACCTCGGATATGGCGATGGGCTTGCCCGTCGATACCACCCCGATGTGGCGCCCTTTGCTGCTCTGGCATCCGAAACGCCCGCGGCATACCAGGCGCTCCTTCAGCTTCTGTTACCTCACGAGCAGGCCGTCGTCCTGCGCTCCGATGAACCGATCGGTCCGATAGACGGGCTTCAGATGACGCACGCGGGAGTGATCCATCAAATGATCGCCCGGCACCACGAAGCAGGGAGCGTGGACGACCACGAGGTAATCCGGTTGGGTGACGCGGACGCGAAAGATATGCTCGCCCTGGCCCAGAAGACCAAGCCCGGCCCTTTCGGCAAGCGAACGGGCGAAATGGGCAACTACATTGGAATTCGCGAGCAGGGGCGTCTTATCGGGATGGCCGGTGAACGGATGCGCGTCGACGGATACGTTGAGATCAGCGCCGTTTGCGTAGATGAAGACTATCGGGGACATGGCCTTGCTGGCCGGCTCATCAAAGTCTTGCGTAGAGAAATTGAGCAACGGGGGGACACGCCGTTTCTGCACGTGTTCAGTGACAACGCCTCTGCGATTGGGTTGTATGAGCGTCTGGGCTTCGCATTGCGTCGCACGTTTCAGCTTACCCGCATCGGACATGCTGATTCGCATTAG
- a CDS encoding amidase family protein encodes MNTPLTMAGTALKLHDGSIDAVDLVSSAIAKSRAARGVFISFIERARDYAVASAHRRKLGVPLSRLDGIPFAVKDMIDVAGNRTTAGSITRIDSPAASRDAAVIAVMRAAGMIPIGKTNLSEFAFSGLGLNPHFGTPTADFPAIEPRAPGGSSSGSAIAVQRGLVTAAIGTDTAGSIRVPAAFNGLTGFRASIGRYDMDGVHPLAVTLDTLGPLARTVEDCVLLDGAMRGCENLEVRETPLEEVRFIVDSSVLEDPALQSDVARNLRSVMTRLRRHGARVVERPVEAFTRTLELLATLGWLGAIEAWSLLQHVVEGERGAQIDRRVRNRLLAARDIDRNAEARIRALRAELMLSMRHELGDAVLVTPTVKHVAPSLAALEADDGLFASTNLETLSLTMPGSLLDMPGVAMPSGVDVQGLPTSVLFSAPQGHEDRLLRTCLAVESALLAPPVQ; translated from the coding sequence ATGAACACCCCTTTGACGATGGCCGGCACTGCGTTGAAGCTGCACGACGGCAGCATCGACGCGGTCGACCTGGTCAGCAGTGCGATCGCGAAATCGCGCGCGGCGCGTGGCGTCTTCATCTCGTTCATCGAGCGAGCGCGTGATTACGCGGTGGCATCGGCGCATCGGCGCAAACTGGGCGTGCCGCTTAGCCGGCTCGACGGAATTCCGTTCGCCGTGAAGGACATGATCGACGTGGCAGGCAACAGAACGACCGCCGGCTCGATCACGCGAATCGACTCACCGGCGGCATCCCGGGACGCCGCCGTGATTGCTGTCATGCGGGCAGCAGGCATGATTCCGATCGGCAAGACGAATCTGAGCGAATTCGCCTTCTCGGGCCTTGGACTCAATCCGCACTTCGGTACGCCCACTGCGGACTTCCCTGCGATAGAGCCACGTGCACCCGGCGGTTCGTCGTCCGGGTCCGCGATCGCGGTGCAACGCGGCCTGGTGACAGCGGCGATCGGAACCGATACCGCCGGCTCGATCCGCGTCCCGGCGGCGTTCAATGGATTGACCGGCTTTCGCGCATCGATCGGCCGATACGACATGGACGGCGTGCATCCGCTCGCCGTCACACTCGATACGCTCGGTCCGCTCGCCCGTACCGTCGAAGACTGCGTGCTACTCGACGGCGCGATGCGCGGCTGCGAGAATCTCGAGGTGCGCGAGACGCCATTGGAGGAGGTCCGGTTTATTGTCGATTCATCCGTGCTTGAAGACCCGGCGCTCCAGTCAGACGTCGCGCGGAATCTGCGCAGCGTCATGACGCGCTTGCGTCGACATGGCGCCCGCGTGGTAGAGCGCCCCGTCGAAGCGTTCACGCGCACACTTGAACTGCTCGCGACGCTTGGCTGGCTCGGGGCCATCGAGGCGTGGTCGCTGCTTCAGCATGTGGTCGAAGGCGAACGCGGCGCTCAGATCGATCGTCGTGTCCGCAACAGACTCCTGGCCGCCAGAGATATCGACCGGAACGCGGAAGCCCGCATCCGGGCGCTACGCGCCGAACTCATGCTGAGCATGCGGCACGAACTTGGCGATGCGGTACTTGTCACGCCGACGGTCAAGCATGTCGCGCCATCGCTTGCCGCACTCGAAGCCGACGACGGCCTGTTTGCCTCGACCAATCTGGAAACGCTTTCGCTGACGATGCCAGGCAGTCTCCTCGACATGCCAGGTGTTGCCATGCCGTCGGGCGTCGATGTACAGGGCTTGCCTACGTCGGTGCTTTTTTCTGCGCCTCAAGGGCACGAAGATCGACTGTTGCGCACTTGTCTCGCGGTCGAGTCCGCGCTGCTGGCGCCGCCAGTCCAATGA